ATGTGAACCACCTTGCAGTTCAGAGGTGAAAAACTCTGctaagggactgttcgttatttataaatggGGCCACcagagggattttgagtgcttcaatcatAAGTTgaatgaccctcccctgcctgcaagaaaattgtcaacgaccctccagcagtTTTTTCAAAGATGATATGACCCTCCCCGGTCAATAGACACCTTCCACCCACGCTCTTAAGCGCTAATCACATTGACTTAAGCTACCGTTCTAAaatcaacctctgctttctgatcttacacatcacacttcaccaagatggtggccatttcagtagatttactcactaacattgttgtggaaacacaataagcatggaaactaaatgcacacttcctgcaactgcattagcctacttgaaataagttactcctctagtaagtattcacatgaaataaaacattgagacaattcaacaaagcacactgggtaataacaaattcaacacatgaacttgttgctatggactcgtctctaggcgtcctcagtcattgtaaagctgccgaagctgaacattatccaaaactccatttctcagacgagcatcaatttgggagctttctacactccttccttctcaaatgacttgaaaaggccgtttgcacaatttcacaaataatcacagggaccgaaaaatacctaacatgccaactttttccaggtttatcattttaacttttccccgccgtcttgccgttttaatattttcccgtagaatatcccacattactgtaatactctcataacattagtcctgcattctggcctgtctctgttgtcctgttgttaccccttgcccttccagtgaaacagatgttttcaaatcattgttttgcttgcttgaatgcacCTACAAATGAAGTCAGAGAAGGTcttcaaaataaaaatgtttattgGGTAATCATTTTCTCTTCTCTAGTTCTGAACTGGCTTTCCCATTGACAATAACCAGCGGTCCAACCACAGCATCCCTGGTCATCCCTTTTCCAcctaaaaaaggaaaaacacaaaaatctAAGCCAGTCAGAAAAAAAAGGAACACAGGACACAACACAAAGGGTCATCGGGAAATTTGAACATACCTATTGCACTCCTCTTTCTGGACTGACAGCCGTAATCACCACCATAGTCACAGCAGCTGCAGAGAGAACTCTGGGCCGGGTTGTCAAGGAGCTCCCAACTGTTGGCCATTGCAATTTTCGTATTTAAAAAGGTAGATGcttgaggggggaggggggggggcggcggaagtaaaataaataaaaactgcATATATTACCTTCCATTCTTGTCATGGCAGGCCTTCTTCCCTTCGTTAAAGCCATTTTCCTCCCATGCCACAAGCTTACAGTGGATGTAGACCTGATGAGACGCAACGTCAGATCAGAGTTCAAGCACACCAAAATATCTTTGTTATACTTGTTAAGTGAAACAGTACCGGCTGGTTAAGAGCAAATGCAAAAGCTTGCAAATAGAGCTGGATTTCTGAGCTTCTTTGACGAGGTTGGAACCTGGACATGGTTTTGCGGCTATCGGTGAAACACCTGGAAAGGAGAAATCCATTTCAAGGATCCAGCAATTGAGCAAAcacttttaaagggacaccaggcaatgttTGTGTTATTCAATCATCTTcctaagtcggtatatggttaaatgactcattacggggcgaatgaaggctttCGCCCGGCACTACTGCCTGTAGGTAGAATATACCCCTAGCAAGTTCGGTGcatcctacccgccgactgaagcaggatcagtttacagcacagaggcaggctaacgaaacgctagagattgttgcaaacgtgtgtataatggcagagccggcgaagaagcagcgaaaacccttgacggaagacgcaaagaaaaggaaaagagcttcagaccgagcgaggggggagtttcgtagagaaaaagcaccaggcttgcctggtgtccctttaaattggTATGTTAAAGTGGACATTAACCCTTTGTTGGTGATAATAGGGTAGGTCTCAGGCCCCAGCTGGTCCTCCGTGGAAGCTAGACATTCctccagcaacagcagcaaggGCTGGTGGGCCTGCTGATTCACCGAGGCAGAAATGGGGATGAGGTTGCCTAGATTGTATTGGCTAGTCACCGCTGGACCACTGAAATCATCTGTGGACACAGTAACTGCTTAAGAACTGCTTTACTTCCAAAagtaggagggagggagggggtggggggtgtcctCTGGTCTGTACAAGCAACTGTAAAAGTTctaaactggtgtgtgtgggaagggTCATGGATTACTGACACAATTCAAGACACCTACCATTCATCAAACTCATACTGAACACCAGTTCACTAGTGCCAAAGGTTTCAATGACAGGTCTGAAAATATGGGGAAGCCAACCATCAGGCCTATTGAGAACAATACAGAAGATGAACATGTAGGTGATGTAGATAGTCTGTTTAAAGAAATAAGATCATGCAGTGTATTCAAGATGTGCAGTGCATAGATCATGAGCAGTGTCTCCAAGCTTAAAATTTGGATAGCCCCACTTGCCTTTGGTACATACAAACAGCCTGAAGGAGGGAAACAGCTCCCGACTCAGAATTATAAGTCAGCTTAGTAGACCAAACAATATTATCCTTCAATGCCttaagaggagaggggagaattAACACAAATATATAAACTGGCATCCATTCCACGCTAATTCACTTCAGTACACCATATAGGTTTACCATCCATGCTCTCCAGTTGAGGTCGCTAATGTGACGTAATCACCGTGATTCATCGCAAGTATTGTGGGTAAATATGGCAAAAACACAAAGCTATACGCATTGAATATTTTGGTTGTATAGCTGCCCATTAGCCCCATAATACATTGAGTTTTGATCACATGGTTTGGCAAACTCAAGAGAATTTAGGCTTTTGGCATCTAAGCCTTTAGTGTTTATGGCTAGAGAGTCACTCCCTATAGCATCTCCATGAGCATAAAGCAGTAGGCAACTTACCATCATCTCTGCCCCACATCGCCACTCCAAAAACGGGAAAACAACCTGTGCACCAACCCGGGATTACAGAGATGCTGGTTGGAGAGCAGTAACCCAGCCGAACTGAAGAGGGATCAAGATCTGGTTCATGCTGCAGTCCCATCGGCCAGCTTACAGTCACAAAGTCTCCCTCACACTCCACAGAGAAGTCCACTGTCACAAAAGACATCAGGTCAATAAAGGCACATATTGTAATTGCCCTTtgttaaacaaaacaaaggtTACCTGCTTGAATATTCATTTGAAGAAGCACCACAGGCTGCatggtaagaaaaaaaaaatattatatgtACTGTATTGAAGCTCGGCTGACATTGATAGCTTGAATTATATCGCAAATCAAATCACAATCTGAATATAAGTCAGAAAAGTCACAATTAATCTGCCCTAATAAAGAGAACTTAATCATGGATGAATCTGAGTGTCTCATTCAAGGACAAAGAGAAATTGCCTAATTAACTTATTCATAATATTCATTACTTTTACTTCAATGTTAGAGTTATCATTGTACAGCTTTCTAATATGTTTACTTTACAATTAATGTGCCTGCAGCTCATCTGTCTTTCAGGCTTAACTGGTAGAGCAAGGTGCTAGCCATACAAAGACTATGGATTTGAGTCCATTGTTTATGAACATACATTTGGTCATTCATTTACTGCTGATGTATATGAAAGGGGACATAATTAAGTGTGTTAACAAATTAAATATATAGATTGAGCATATGTGTgacatatatgtatattttcatATGCGACAGCATGTGCCAGAAAATCAAAGTGTTCCCTCCTCTACGTGTAACTAGAAGACGGAAGAGTCACATCACATCATAGCTGTAGGAAAATGGTGTTTGCTGTTCATTGGCAACTTCTGTTtcctaattatgaccgccgcgcagcgaagcggcggtcatataggtttagtcagattttatttatttatttatttatttatttatttttcgcatgcccaaatttccgtctatgattcccgggacactgaaagaccggggtacacgaaacttggtggacatgtaaccccacatggatagcatggaaccatcgtttttcgttttgatctgtagcccccccgctgaattggaccccccgaaaggagggtagggcagacacagttttctgtgaatatctcgaaaaccgtagggtttaggaggaccatttttttttttgtatgttgatctcaaggggccatgtcaacccattccataaccactcatttcatgtatagcgccacctagttaaacacaaaaaagtaaaaatgaggtgttgtaattgaaggtatctgtgacctaacatagtcaaaactgcacgaaattggaagtgtaggatcattatgacaccctctgtatgcacgccaagttttgtggaattccgttcatggggggccacacaataaattaatttatgttactatacaccaactggcctgtaggtggccggagacagttttctgtgaatatctcgagaaccgtagggcttaggaggtccacctttttttttgtatgttggtcttaagggggcatgtcaacccatcccattaccacttatttcatgtatagcgccacctagttaaaaattaaaaagcaaaaaattaggtgttttcatctcaatatctctggctgacaaggtcaaaactgcacgaaattaaaagtgtaggatcattatgacaccctctgaatgcatgccaagttttgtgtactttcgttcatggggggccttacaataaaataatttatgtgtacatttagtgacgtacaccaacaaggattcccgggacactgaaagaccggggtacacaaaacttggtgggcatgtacccccacatggatagcatggaaccgtcatttttcgttttcatctgcagccccc
The sequence above is a segment of the Alosa sapidissima isolate fAloSap1 chromosome 2, fAloSap1.pri, whole genome shotgun sequence genome. Coding sequences within it:
- the LOC121693529 gene encoding zona pellucida sperm-binding protein 3-like → MMALKDNIVWSTKLTYNSESGAVSLLQAVCMYQRPDGWLPHIFRPVIETFGTSELVFSMSLMNDDFSGPAVTSQYNLGNLIPISASVNQQAHQPLLLLLEECLASTEDQLGPETYPIITNKGCFTDSRKTMSRFQPRQRSSEIQLYLQAFAFALNQPVYIHCKLVAWEENGFNEGKKACHDKNGSWELLDNPAQSSLCSCCDYGGDYGCQSRKRSAIGGKGMTRDAVVGPLVIVNGKASSELEKRK